The Micavibrio sp. TMED2 genome has a window encoding:
- a CDS encoding gamma-glutamyltransferase → MLHSVSALRGMTTAPHHLAAQAGCDVLKDGGNAVEAAVAIAATLAVVYPHMTGIGGDGFWLIAEPDGTVHGVDACGRSAATLSLDDYQGHDAIPMRGPLAANTVAGTVAGWQAALDTIPGMLPLSRLLRDAIHHAEHGVAVTKGGAEIAASKGPELRVQPGAYADTFEPDGKPLAEGDILKQPVLGETLATIAAEGTDCFYRGDLAARIAEDLAALGSPVSADDLAAHEVTRPTPLTVSLDDIQLYNMTPPTQGVASLLILALFDRLGVTEGEGFEYIHGLVEATKQAFLYRDAHVGDPAWMNSDPQALLDDASALDAMAGKIDMATALPWPQPPSAGDTTWFGAADSDGRVVSVIQSTYFEFGSGIVLPKTGITWQNRGSSFRLTEGGWNALKPGRKPFHTLNPALARFADGRTMAYGTMGGEGQPQTQAALFTRYARFGMGLQQSITAPRWLLGRTWGEESTSLKLEDRFASDLVQSLKQAGHAVELMDAFTATMGHAGAIVRHGDGRLEGANDPRSDGMVAAW, encoded by the coding sequence ATGCTGCATAGCGTAAGCGCCCTTCGGGGCATGACCACTGCACCACATCATCTGGCCGCACAGGCCGGTTGCGACGTCCTGAAGGATGGTGGCAATGCCGTTGAGGCTGCCGTTGCCATCGCGGCGACGCTTGCCGTCGTCTATCCCCATATGACCGGGATTGGCGGTGACGGGTTCTGGCTGATTGCCGAACCCGATGGCACGGTGCATGGGGTCGATGCCTGCGGACGCTCGGCGGCGACACTCTCGCTTGATGATTATCAGGGCCATGACGCAATCCCGATGCGTGGACCGCTGGCCGCGAATACCGTTGCGGGCACGGTTGCTGGATGGCAGGCCGCCCTCGACACCATTCCGGGTATGCTGCCGCTGTCGCGCCTGCTGCGTGATGCCATCCACCATGCCGAACATGGTGTGGCGGTAACCAAGGGCGGTGCCGAGATTGCGGCGAGCAAAGGCCCGGAACTGCGCGTTCAACCCGGTGCCTATGCCGATACTTTCGAGCCGGACGGCAAACCGCTGGCCGAAGGCGATATCCTGAAACAGCCGGTGCTTGGTGAAACCCTCGCCACGATTGCAGCCGAGGGCACCGACTGTTTCTATCGCGGTGATCTGGCGGCCCGGATTGCCGAGGATCTGGCGGCGCTGGGCAGTCCGGTTTCAGCGGATGATCTGGCGGCCCATGAGGTCACGCGCCCGACACCGCTGACGGTCTCGCTCGACGATATCCAGCTCTACAACATGACCCCGCCGACGCAGGGTGTCGCCTCGCTGCTGATCCTGGCGCTGTTCGACCGCCTCGGCGTGACCGAGGGTGAGGGGTTTGAGTATATCCACGGCCTCGTGGAAGCGACCAAACAGGCCTTTCTATACCGCGATGCCCATGTGGGTGATCCGGCATGGATGAACAGCGATCCGCAGGCGCTGCTCGATGATGCTTCTGCGCTTGACGCCATGGCCGGGAAGATCGACATGGCGACGGCACTGCCATGGCCGCAGCCACCGAGCGCCGGTGACACCACATGGTTCGGTGCCGCCGATAGCGATGGCCGCGTGGTCAGCGTAATCCAGAGCACCTATTTTGAATTCGGCTCCGGCATCGTGCTGCCGAAAACTGGTATCACCTGGCAGAACCGGGGCAGCAGCTTCCGCCTGACCGAAGGCGGCTGGAATGCGCTCAAGCCCGGTCGCAAGCCGTTCCATACGCTGAACCCGGCGCTGGCCCGGTTCGCCGATGGCCGCACCATGGCTTATGGCACCATGGGCGGTGAGGGCCAGCCGCAGACGCAGGCGGCGCTGTTCACCCGTTATGCCCGGTTCGGCATGGGCCTGCAGCAATCAATAACCGCCCCGCGCTGGCTGCTTGGCCGCACATGGGGCGAGGAAAGTACTTCCCTGAAACTCGAGGACCGTTTTGCCTCTGACCTGGTTCAGTCTCTGAAACAGGCAGGGCACGCGGTCGAATTGATGGACGCCTTTACCGCGACCATGGGCCATGCCGGGGCGATTGTCCGGCATGGCGATGGTCGATTGGAGGGCGCTAACGATCCAAGAAGCGATGGCATGGTGGCAGCATGGTAG
- a CDS encoding allantoate amidohydrolase: MVDQKPSGKRAVARCDFLGGKPYSDEEDLLFRSFLSPGYHCTVKQVAKWMAEAGMATRIDPAGNLIGRYEGSTADSPALLIGSHLDSVRDAGRYDGPLGVMLGIECVDALNRAGKRMPYAIEVIAFGDEEGSRFPASMLCSRAVAGTLPAGDLDQADTDGVSLSDALIKSGLSTENFLDARREQGEILAYLEAHIEQGPMLEAKDLPVGTVTAFAGQRRYRVVVTGKAGHAGTTAMSLRRDALAATADAVLAVEQVGVAGPDDLVSTVGVLQVAPGAINVIPGQVEFTVDIRAGDAPTRDDAASEILARFEIIAAKRNVSFEVTPLQEIMPCPCDPELMALLDRSIDKVGVQPMRLVSGAGHDAMSFGDFCPVAMLFVRCRDGISHNPAEHVEQADVDVAFNVMLGFIDQLAASPMTAGMKQQQSANGETLEA; this comes from the coding sequence ATGGTAGATCAGAAACCTTCCGGCAAACGCGCGGTAGCGCGCTGTGATTTTCTCGGCGGAAAACCCTATAGCGACGAGGAGGACCTGCTGTTCCGCTCGTTTCTGTCGCCGGGCTATCACTGCACGGTGAAACAGGTTGCGAAATGGATGGCGGAAGCCGGCATGGCAACCCGTATCGACCCTGCCGGAAATCTGATCGGTCGCTATGAGGGCAGCACTGCCGATTCCCCGGCCTTGCTGATCGGCTCGCATCTCGACAGTGTCCGCGATGCCGGACGCTATGACGGACCGCTTGGTGTCATGCTCGGCATCGAATGCGTTGATGCCCTCAACCGCGCTGGCAAACGCATGCCCTATGCCATTGAGGTAATTGCTTTCGGTGATGAGGAAGGTTCGCGTTTCCCGGCCTCGATGCTGTGCAGCCGGGCGGTGGCCGGTACCCTGCCTGCCGGTGACCTCGATCAGGCCGATACCGATGGGGTCAGCCTGTCCGACGCCTTGATCAAATCCGGGCTGAGTACCGAAAACTTCCTCGACGCCCGCCGCGAACAGGGGGAGATACTGGCCTATCTCGAGGCGCATATAGAACAGGGGCCGATGCTGGAGGCGAAGGATTTGCCGGTGGGCACCGTCACCGCCTTTGCCGGGCAGCGCCGTTACCGTGTGGTTGTGACCGGCAAGGCCGGTCATGCGGGCACCACCGCCATGAGCCTGCGCCGTGATGCGCTTGCCGCCACGGCAGATGCGGTGCTGGCGGTGGAGCAGGTCGGTGTTGCCGGACCGGATGATCTGGTCTCGACCGTCGGTGTGTTGCAGGTGGCGCCGGGGGCGATCAACGTCATTCCGGGTCAGGTTGAATTTACCGTCGACATTCGGGCGGGTGATGCCCCGACCCGTGATGATGCCGCCAGCGAAATTCTGGCTCGGTTCGAGATCATTGCCGCCAAGCGCAATGTCAGCTTCGAGGTGACACCGCTGCAGGAGATCATGCCCTGTCCGTGTGACCCTGAACTGATGGCGCTGCTCGACCGTTCGATTGACAAGGTGGGTGTTCAGCCGATGCGCCTCGTCAGCGGTGCCGGGCATGATGCCATGAGCTTCGGTGATTTCTGTCCGGTGGCCATGCTGTTCGTGCGTTGCCGCGACGGTATCAGCCACAATCCGGCGGAGCATGTGGAGCAGGCCGATGTTGATGTTGCATTCAACGTCATGCTGGGCTTCATTGACCAGCTTGCAGCAAGTCCAATGACGGCAGGCATGAAGCAACAACAATCCGCCAACGGAGAAACCCTTGAAGCCTGA
- a CDS encoding aminotransferase — protein sequence MGPGPVNAHPRVLRAMSADLLGQFDPEMTEYMNQTMALYRPIFGTENRWTFLVDGTARAGIEAALVSLAAPGDTVLVVNFGRFGLLLTEILERIGAKIVTVDAPWGETVPMAAIKEAIERHGPKVVASVHGDTSTTMAQPLDGLGELCRAAGAYSYVDATATIGGMEIASDRWGIDVVTGGLQKCLGGPSGSSPITVSDRAAEYIFSRRHVEKGIVRDDISDGSGTRIGSNYFDLAMVMDYWSEKRLNHHTEATSMLYCARECARVVLGEGLEARFDRHVKAGAAVTAGARALGLEVFGTDATRMTNVTGIYIPDSVDGERARKRMREDFEIEIGTAFGPLQGKIWRIGAMGYNAMKHKVLITLGALEAVLRAEGFVAPAGAAVEAALEVYDQ from the coding sequence ATGGGGCCCGGTCCGGTGAATGCCCACCCGCGCGTCCTGCGCGCCATGTCCGCCGACCTGCTCGGACAGTTCGACCCGGAAATGACCGAATACATGAACCAGACGATGGCGCTCTATCGCCCGATTTTCGGGACGGAGAACCGTTGGACGTTTCTGGTCGATGGTACCGCGCGTGCCGGGATCGAGGCAGCGCTGGTGTCGCTCGCCGCACCTGGCGATACCGTGCTGGTGGTGAATTTCGGTCGTTTTGGCCTGCTGCTGACCGAAATCCTGGAGCGGATCGGGGCGAAGATCGTGACCGTCGATGCCCCCTGGGGTGAGACGGTGCCCATGGCGGCAATCAAGGAAGCGATCGAGCGTCACGGCCCGAAGGTTGTCGCCTCGGTGCATGGCGATACGTCGACCACCATGGCCCAGCCGCTGGATGGTCTCGGTGAGCTGTGTCGCGCTGCCGGTGCCTATTCTTATGTCGACGCGACGGCGACGATTGGCGGTATGGAAATCGCTTCTGACCGCTGGGGTATCGATGTGGTGACCGGCGGTTTGCAGAAGTGCCTCGGCGGACCGTCCGGTTCCTCGCCGATCACGGTTTCCGACCGGGCGGCGGAGTACATCTTTTCCCGCCGCCATGTGGAGAAGGGCATTGTCCGCGATGACATCAGCGACGGCAGCGGTACCCGCATCGGTTCCAACTATTTCGATCTCGCCATGGTCATGGATTACTGGTCGGAAAAGCGCCTCAACCACCATACCGAGGCGACGAGCATGCTCTACTGTGCGCGTGAATGTGCCCGTGTGGTGCTGGGCGAGGGGCTTGAGGCCCGCTTTGACCGCCATGTGAAGGCCGGTGCCGCGGTTACCGCCGGTGCCCGTGCACTGGGCTTGGAAGTGTTCGGCACCGACGCCACCCGCATGACCAATGTGACCGGCATCTATATCCCCGACAGCGTTGACGGCGAGCGGGCCCGCAAGCGGATGCGTGAGGATTTCGAGATCGAGATCGGCACCGCCTTTGGCCCGCTGCAGGGCAAGATATGGCGGATCGGTGCCATGGGCTATAACGCCATGAAACATAAGGTGCTGATTACCCTCGGCGCGCTTGAGGCTGTGCTGCGTGCAGAAGGTTTTGTGGCCCCCGCCGGTGCTGCGGTCGAGGCCGCGCTTGAGGTCTATGACCAATGA
- a CDS encoding chitin deacetylase, producing MQPRDLVGYGANPPDPQWPNGARVAVQFVINYEEGGENTVLNGDKGSEAFLSDMVGAPSHEGARAMAMESLYEYGSRAGFWRLHRLFTERQLPVTVFGVAHAMAMNPAAVEAMLKADWEIATHGLRWIDYQYVSEAVEREHVAQAIELHTKLTGSRPLGWYQGRTSPNTARIVAEEGGFTYDADSYADDLPYYDRKHGRAQLIVPYTLDANDMKMVALNGFTEGEQFFRYLRDTFDQLRAEGGRMMSVGLHGRIAGKPARARAVARFLDHVIASGDAWVTRRIDIADHWLKVHAP from the coding sequence ATGCAGCCCCGCGATCTGGTTGGCTATGGTGCCAATCCGCCCGACCCGCAATGGCCGAACGGGGCCAGGGTCGCCGTGCAGTTTGTCATCAATTACGAAGAGGGCGGCGAGAATACCGTCCTCAATGGTGACAAGGGATCGGAGGCGTTTCTGTCCGATATGGTCGGGGCTCCGAGCCATGAGGGCGCGCGCGCCATGGCGATGGAGAGCCTCTATGAATATGGTTCGCGTGCCGGGTTCTGGCGTCTGCATCGCCTGTTCACTGAACGGCAGTTGCCGGTAACCGTCTTTGGCGTTGCTCATGCCATGGCGATGAACCCGGCGGCGGTTGAGGCCATGCTCAAGGCGGATTGGGAAATTGCCACCCACGGCCTGCGCTGGATTGATTACCAGTATGTATCAGAGGCGGTTGAGCGTGAGCATGTGGCACAGGCCATCGAGTTGCATACCAAGCTGACCGGCAGTCGCCCGCTCGGCTGGTATCAGGGCCGCACCTCACCCAATACGGCACGGATTGTCGCCGAGGAGGGTGGCTTTACCTATGACGCCGACAGCTATGCCGATGATCTGCCCTATTACGACCGCAAACATGGCCGGGCACAGCTGATCGTGCCCTATACCCTTGACGCCAATGACATGAAGATGGTGGCGCTCAACGGCTTTACCGAGGGCGAGCAGTTCTTCCGTTATCTGCGCGATACCTTTGACCAGTTACGGGCCGAGGGTGGCCGGATGATGTCGGTCGGTCTGCATGGTCGCATTGCCGGTAAACCCGCGCGTGCCCGTGCGGTGGCCCGGTTCCTCGATCATGTGATCGCCAGCGGCGATGCCTGGGTAACCCGGCGCATCGACATTGCCGATCACTGGCTCAAGGTACATGCGCCATGA
- a CDS encoding DUF4440 domain-containing protein has protein sequence MKINDPDIVAEVRAAFDAYEAALMADDVAAMDQLFHDAPTTVRYGVGEVLYGIEEIREFRKGRGGSPQRRLGRVEITAYGPDFATADAEFFREGSDRRGRQSQSWVRFPDGWKVVSAHVSLEGSHS, from the coding sequence ATGAAGATCAATGACCCCGATATTGTCGCCGAGGTGCGCGCCGCTTTCGATGCCTATGAGGCGGCCCTGATGGCCGATGATGTGGCAGCGATGGACCAACTGTTCCACGATGCACCGACCACTGTTCGCTATGGTGTCGGTGAGGTGCTCTACGGCATCGAGGAAATCCGCGAATTCCGCAAGGGCCGTGGCGGCTCGCCGCAACGTCGCCTCGGTCGGGTGGAGATCACCGCCTATGGCCCCGATTTCGCCACCGCTGATGCCGAGTTCTTCCGTGAAGGTTCCGACCGTCGCGGACGGCAGAGCCAGAGCTGGGTGCGGTTTCCCGATGGCTGGAAGGTTGTCTCCGCCCATGTGTCGCTGGAGGGCAGCCATTCATGA
- a CDS encoding OHCU decarboxylase encodes MSENTTSAIDPNSLSDDAFIARYGFLFEHSPWIVEAAAARRPFDDLHAGLMTVVHEADEEQQLALIRAHPELAGKAAIAGDLTDSSTAEQASAGLDKLTMQEYERFHALNAAYGERFGFPFIICVRLTDKAGILKAMMDRLNNDREQEIATAIEQIGEIVRLRLGEVA; translated from the coding sequence ATGAGCGAGAACACCACGTCCGCGATTGATCCGAACAGCCTGTCCGATGACGCCTTTATTGCGCGCTATGGCTTTCTGTTCGAGCATTCGCCATGGATTGTCGAGGCCGCTGCCGCGCGTCGCCCGTTTGATGATCTGCATGCCGGGCTGATGACCGTTGTGCATGAGGCGGACGAGGAGCAGCAGCTGGCCCTGATCCGTGCGCACCCGGAACTGGCGGGCAAGGCAGCGATTGCCGGTGACCTGACCGACAGCTCCACCGCCGAACAGGCCTCTGCCGGTCTCGATAAGCTGACAATGCAAGAGTATGAGCGTTTCCATGCGCTTAACGCGGCCTATGGTGAGCGTTTCGGCTTTCCTTTCATCATCTGTGTTCGTTTGACCGATAAGGCTGGTATCCTGAAAGCTATGATGGATCGCCTGAATAACGACCGCGAGCAGGAAATCGCCACCGCCATCGAACAGATCGGTGAGATTGTCCGCCTGCGTCTGGGAGAAGTTGCATGA
- a CDS encoding monooxygenase, whose translation MGLDALEQRVAHDLACLNHDAADWLQPHTYKGAHVYDTVIVGGGQSGMGAAFALRRERIANLLILDENPAGYEGPWDTYARMATLRTPKHLTSIDLGVPSLTFRAWWEAQHGAEGWDKLDKIPRKIWMDYLRWYRKVLDLPMRNETKLLRVEPVKRGLFRLHLSKGEPVLARKVVLATGIQGGGEWHTPGFIADNLPKEFYAHTSEDIDYTRLKGKRIAVLGAGASAFDNAHHALESGVTEVHVFVRRKQLPTVNPIRFMEQNGVIPRYAVMSDAEKYAFMASFFHRNQPPTNDMFERAAAYPGFNLHLGCGWEAVSVDGDMVKVKTEKGIYHFDFLVLSTGLVTDPGLRPELCDVAGDIARWADIYEPPADVANTVISQHPYVSDSFEFVPRADSDADKLHGLYGFNYSALISHGLSAAALSGLKYALPRLAGGIANQLFEDDKASILEGYYAYDEPEFVSEWNASPSEAAE comes from the coding sequence ATTGGCCTTGATGCACTGGAACAACGGGTCGCCCATGACCTTGCCTGCCTGAACCATGATGCCGCCGACTGGCTGCAGCCGCACACCTATAAGGGCGCGCATGTCTATGACACGGTGATTGTCGGTGGTGGCCAGAGCGGCATGGGTGCTGCCTTCGCTCTCCGGCGTGAGCGTATCGCCAATCTGCTGATACTGGACGAGAACCCGGCGGGTTATGAAGGGCCGTGGGATACCTATGCCCGCATGGCGACCCTGCGCACGCCCAAGCATCTGACCTCGATTGATCTCGGCGTGCCGAGCCTGACCTTCCGGGCATGGTGGGAGGCGCAGCATGGTGCCGAGGGCTGGGACAAGCTCGACAAGATCCCACGCAAGATCTGGATGGATTACCTGCGCTGGTATCGCAAGGTGCTCGACCTGCCGATGCGCAACGAGACAAAGCTGCTGCGGGTTGAGCCGGTCAAGCGTGGCCTGTTCCGCCTGCATCTGAGCAAGGGTGAGCCGGTACTGGCGCGCAAGGTCGTGCTGGCGACCGGTATTCAGGGCGGCGGCGAATGGCATACGCCGGGCTTTATCGCCGATAACCTGCCGAAAGAGTTTTACGCCCATACCTCGGAAGACATCGATTATACGCGGCTGAAGGGCAAACGGATTGCTGTGCTCGGTGCCGGTGCCTCGGCCTTTGACAACGCCCATCACGCGCTGGAAAGCGGCGTTACGGAAGTGCATGTCTTTGTTCGCCGCAAGCAACTGCCGACGGTGAACCCGATCCGGTTCATGGAGCAGAATGGCGTGATCCCGCGCTATGCCGTGATGAGTGATGCCGAGAAATATGCTTTCATGGCCTCGTTCTTCCATCGCAACCAACCGCCGACCAACGATATGTTCGAGCGTGCGGCGGCCTATCCCGGCTTCAACCTGCATCTCGGCTGTGGCTGGGAGGCGGTGTCGGTGGATGGCGACATGGTCAAGGTGAAGACCGAAAAGGGCATCTATCACTTCGACTTCCTCGTGCTCTCCACCGGTCTGGTGACCGATCCCGGCTTGCGCCCGGAACTGTGCGATGTGGCCGGGGATATTGCCCGCTGGGCCGATATCTATGAGCCACCGGCGGATGTGGCCAATACGGTCATCAGCCAGCACCCCTATGTCAGTGACAGTTTCGAGTTCGTGCCGCGTGCAGACAGCGATGCCGACAAGCTGCATGGTCTCTACGGTTTCAACTATTCCGCACTGATCAGCCACGGCCTGTCGGCGGCAGCGCTGTCGGGGCTGAAATATGCCTTGCCGCGCCTTGCCGGTGGTATCGCCAACCAGCTGTTCGAAGATGACAAGGCAAGCATTCTCGAAGGCTATTACGCCTATGACGAGCCGGAATTTGTCAGCGAGTGGAATGCCTCGCCATCGGAGGCTGCGGAATGA
- a CDS encoding hydroxyisourate hydrolase, producing the protein MTSSLSTHVLDLTHGTPASGIQVRLLQGSDVLFSGLTDEDGRCPGLQPMAPGTYRIEFSVAAYFRSKGIDLPDPPFIDVVGIDFGIADSGGHYHVPLLVSPFGYSTYRGS; encoded by the coding sequence ATGACCTCGTCACTCTCGACCCATGTGCTTGACCTGACTCACGGCACACCCGCGAGCGGCATCCAGGTGCGCCTGCTGCAGGGTTCGGACGTCCTGTTCAGCGGTCTGACCGATGAGGATGGGCGCTGTCCCGGTCTGCAACCGATGGCACCCGGCACCTATCGGATCGAGTTTTCGGTCGCGGCCTATTTCCGTTCCAAGGGCATCGACTTGCCCGATCCGCCGTTCATCGATGTGGTTGGCATTGATTTCGGTATTGCCGACAGCGGTGGCCATTATCATGTGCCGCTGTTGGTCTCGCCCTTCGGCTACTCAACCTATCGGGGGAGCTGA
- a CDS encoding xanthine dehydrogenase small subunit, whose amino-acid sequence MGTVRFVLDGAIQEVAVSDPTATLLDHLRYKLGRTGTKEGCSEGDCGACTVLVGTLNGDDLIDWRAVNACILFLPMLDGRALLTVESLAADDVLHPVQQAMVDYHGSQCGFCTPGFVMSLYARSIEACGTKDQPVGDVIAGNLCRCTGYGPILDAGNAVPVSARDDGDTIALLQGLRREQPLTIHSHDPETGVDRHWLTPRSIEQLADMLVAHPTARVIAGGTDIGLWVTKKLDRPEALIWIGDVAELNTIREDRNNLVIGAGVRYSDAHAALARLHPDLGELVRRIGGLQVRNAGTIGGNIANGSPIGDMPPALIALGAELTLRHGDRHRTMPLEDFFITYGRQDRVPGEFVESVRIPRPDPNSRIAITKLSKRFDSDISAVCAAIALHFDGDVVRDARLAFGGMAGIPARAEKAEAVLSDKPFDQTAVDAAIAALGEDFAPLSDLRGSSAYRLQAAGNLLRRLLLQHEGCGEPVSVLDPRLVEVAG is encoded by the coding sequence ATGGGCACGGTCCGGTTTGTTCTTGATGGCGCGATACAGGAAGTTGCGGTCAGTGATCCGACGGCGACCCTGCTCGATCATCTGCGCTACAAGCTTGGCCGGACCGGTACCAAGGAAGGCTGTTCGGAGGGTGATTGCGGCGCCTGTACCGTGCTCGTCGGTACGCTCAATGGCGATGACCTGATCGACTGGCGGGCGGTCAATGCCTGTATCCTGTTCCTGCCCATGCTTGATGGCCGCGCCCTGCTGACGGTCGAGAGCCTTGCGGCGGATGACGTACTGCATCCGGTGCAGCAGGCCATGGTGGATTATCACGGCTCACAATGCGGGTTCTGTACCCCCGGTTTTGTCATGTCGCTCTATGCCCGCAGCATTGAGGCCTGCGGTACCAAGGACCAGCCGGTTGGTGATGTGATCGCGGGTAATCTGTGTCGCTGCACCGGTTATGGCCCGATCCTCGATGCCGGTAACGCGGTGCCGGTGAGTGCCCGCGATGACGGCGATACCATTGCCCTGTTACAGGGACTGCGGCGGGAGCAGCCGCTGACCATTCATAGCCATGATCCCGAAACCGGTGTGGATCGCCATTGGCTGACCCCACGGTCGATTGAGCAACTGGCGGATATGCTGGTGGCGCATCCGACCGCACGGGTGATTGCCGGTGGCACCGATATCGGCCTCTGGGTGACCAAGAAGCTCGACCGGCCCGAGGCGCTGATCTGGATTGGTGATGTGGCCGAGTTGAATACGATCCGGGAAGACCGCAACAATCTGGTGATCGGTGCCGGGGTTCGCTACAGCGATGCCCATGCAGCGCTGGCCCGGTTGCACCCCGATCTGGGTGAGCTGGTGCGGCGCATCGGCGGCCTGCAGGTGCGCAATGCCGGTACCATCGGCGGCAATATCGCCAATGGCTCCCCCATCGGCGACATGCCGCCCGCCCTGATCGCCCTCGGCGCGGAACTGACCCTGCGCCATGGCGACCGGCACCGCACCATGCCGCTGGAAGATTTCTTCATCACCTATGGCAGGCAGGACCGGGTGCCCGGCGAGTTTGTCGAGAGCGTGCGCATTCCGCGCCCGGACCCGAACAGCCGGATCGCGATCACCAAGCTGTCCAAACGCTTCGACAGCGATATTTCGGCTGTCTGCGCTGCCATTGCCTTACATTTTGACGGCGATGTGGTGCGTGATGCGCGGCTCGCCTTCGGTGGCATGGCCGGTATCCCGGCACGGGCGGAGAAGGCGGAGGCAGTGCTTTCCGATAAGCCGTTTGATCAGACCGCGGTGGATGCAGCGATTGCGGCACTGGGCGAGGATTTCGCGCCGCTCAGCGATCTGCGCGGATCATCGGCCTATCGCCTGCAGGCGGCAGGCAATCTCCTGCGCCGTCTGTTGCTGCAGCATGAAGGCTGCGGCGAGCCGGTCAGCGTGCTCGATCCACGGCTGGTGGAGGTGGCTGGCTGA